In Pseudomonas sp. GCEP-101, one DNA window encodes the following:
- a CDS encoding alpha/beta hydrolase produces MKFPLLALALAFAVPELAAHAAPAPDQTMDTHLLQRHDLAYRFSELKLDSADGQRHYQLWIARPTRPAPAAGYPLVWMLDGNAALGALDDKLLADLNDGRAPLLVAVGYQTPLRIDRASRTRDYTPPRPQLAEQKDPLTGDPSGGADAFLDLMRDRMLPAVAAQAPIDRAQQTLWGHSYGGLLTLHALLTRPQQFSVYAPASPSLWWGDGAILEEQDGFAQRLAGHSAQLLLMRGGEEPFRPREGITPSAPRAAQQLVENVGKVPGMQAQFHAFDGLSHGQTLEASLKYLLRLRFVE; encoded by the coding sequence ATGAAATTTCCCCTCCTGGCCCTGGCACTGGCGTTCGCCGTGCCGGAGCTGGCAGCGCACGCCGCGCCTGCCCCCGACCAGACGATGGACACCCACCTGCTGCAACGCCACGACCTGGCCTACCGCTTCAGCGAGCTGAAACTGGACTCCGCCGACGGCCAGCGTCACTACCAGCTGTGGATCGCCCGCCCCACCCGCCCCGCACCCGCCGCCGGCTACCCGCTGGTATGGATGCTCGACGGTAACGCCGCCCTCGGCGCACTGGACGACAAACTGCTGGCCGACCTGAACGACGGCCGCGCCCCGCTGCTGGTCGCCGTCGGCTACCAGACGCCTCTGCGCATCGACCGGGCGAGCCGCACCCGCGACTACACTCCGCCGCGCCCGCAGCTGGCGGAGCAGAAAGACCCGCTCACCGGCGACCCCAGCGGTGGCGCCGATGCCTTCCTCGACCTTATGCGTGACCGGATGCTGCCGGCGGTGGCCGCGCAGGCGCCCATCGACCGTGCGCAACAGACGCTCTGGGGCCATTCCTACGGCGGCCTGCTGACGCTTCACGCGTTGCTCACCCGGCCGCAACAGTTCAGCGTCTACGCTCCGGCCAGCCCTTCACTGTGGTGGGGCGACGGCGCCATCCTCGAGGAACAGGACGGCTTCGCCCAGCGCCTGGCCGGCCACTCTGCACAACTGTTGCTGATGCGCGGCGGCGAGGAACCCTTCCGGCCGCGCGAAGGCATCACTCCCAGCGCCCCCCGCGCCGCCCAGCAACTGGTGGAAAACGTCGGCAAGGTGCCCGGCATGCAGGCGCAGTTCCATGCCTTCGACGGCCTGAGCCATGGGCAGACGCTGGAGGCGTCGCTGAAGTACCTGCTGCGGCTGCGGTTCGTGGAGTAA
- a CDS encoding TonB-dependent siderophore receptor produces the protein MHFLPPFLLLSSSLLSFAVQAASADSEPVELDSETIVATAAEEAKQMPGVSIITAEDIKKRPPASDLSQIIRTMPGVNLTGNSTSGQRGNNRQIDIRGMGPENTLILVDGKPVSSRNAVRYGWRGERDSRGDTNWVPADQVERIEVLRGPAAARYGNGAAGGVVNIITKQAGQETHGDVTVYSNFPQHSDEGATQRMTFGLNGPLTDSLSYRVYGNVAKTDSDDWDINAGHESNRTGNQAGTLPAGREGVRNKDVNGLLSWHLTPEQTLDFEAGFSRQGNIYTGDTQNTNSNANVKSMLGHETNRLYRENYSITHRGEWDFGSSMAYLQYEKTRNSRINEGLAGGTEGIFSNTDFYTATLRDLTAHGEVNLPLHAWRDQTLTLGSEWVQQKLDDPSANTQTTSEGGSVPGLTSTNRDTTSQAQIFSLFAEDNIELLPGTMLTPGLRWDHHSIVGDNFSPSLNLSHALTDSVTLKAGIARAYKAPNLYQLNPDYLLYSRGQGCYGQSTSCYLQGNEDLKAETSVNKELGIEFQKDGLIAGLTYFRNDYKNKIESGLSPIDQASGGTGSYANAAIYQWENVPKALVEGLEGTLTIPLLEQLKWSNNFTYMLQSKNKETGDVLSVTPKYTLNSMLDWQATDALSLQASVAWYGKQTPKKYDYHGDRVTGSANNQLSPYAIAGLSGTYVFTKNLSFTAGVDNVFDKRLFREGNAQGVNGIEGAGAATYNEPGRTLYTSLTASF, from the coding sequence ATGCACTTCCTGCCGCCCTTCCTGCTGCTCTCCAGCAGCCTGCTGTCCTTCGCCGTGCAGGCCGCCAGCGCCGATTCCGAGCCCGTCGAACTCGACAGCGAGACCATCGTCGCGACCGCCGCAGAGGAAGCCAAGCAGATGCCGGGCGTGTCGATCATCACCGCCGAGGACATCAAGAAGCGTCCGCCGGCCAGCGACCTGTCGCAGATCATCCGCACCATGCCGGGCGTCAACCTGACCGGTAACTCCACCAGCGGCCAGCGCGGCAACAACCGCCAGATCGACATCCGCGGCATGGGCCCGGAGAACACCCTGATCCTGGTGGACGGCAAACCGGTGTCCAGCCGCAATGCCGTGCGCTACGGCTGGCGCGGCGAGCGTGATTCGCGCGGCGACACCAACTGGGTGCCGGCTGACCAGGTGGAGCGCATCGAAGTCCTGCGCGGCCCGGCGGCGGCGCGCTACGGCAACGGCGCAGCAGGCGGCGTGGTGAACATCATCACCAAACAGGCGGGCCAGGAAACCCACGGCGACGTCACCGTCTACAGCAACTTCCCGCAGCACAGCGACGAAGGCGCCACCCAGCGCATGACCTTCGGCCTCAACGGCCCGCTGACCGACAGCCTGAGCTACCGCGTGTACGGCAACGTCGCCAAGACTGACTCGGACGACTGGGACATCAACGCCGGCCATGAATCCAACCGCACCGGCAACCAGGCCGGCACCCTACCCGCCGGCCGCGAAGGCGTACGCAACAAGGACGTCAACGGCCTGCTCAGCTGGCACCTGACGCCGGAGCAGACGCTGGACTTCGAGGCCGGCTTCAGCCGCCAGGGCAACATCTACACCGGCGATACGCAGAACACCAACAGCAACGCCAACGTGAAGTCCATGCTCGGCCACGAGACCAACCGCCTGTACCGCGAGAACTACTCGATCACCCATCGCGGCGAGTGGGACTTCGGCAGCTCCATGGCCTACCTGCAGTACGAGAAGACCCGCAACAGCCGCATCAACGAAGGCCTGGCCGGCGGCACCGAGGGTATCTTCAGCAACACCGATTTCTACACCGCCACCCTGCGCGACCTGACCGCCCACGGCGAGGTGAACCTGCCGCTGCACGCCTGGCGCGACCAGACCCTGACCCTGGGCAGCGAGTGGGTGCAGCAGAAGCTCGACGACCCCAGCGCCAACACCCAGACCACCAGCGAAGGCGGCTCGGTGCCGGGGCTCACCAGCACCAACCGCGACACCACCTCCCAGGCGCAGATCTTCTCGCTGTTCGCCGAAGACAACATCGAGTTGCTGCCCGGCACCATGCTCACCCCGGGCCTGCGCTGGGACCACCACAGCATCGTCGGCGACAATTTCAGCCCGTCGCTGAACCTGTCCCACGCGCTCACCGACAGCGTCACCCTGAAGGCCGGCATCGCCCGCGCCTACAAGGCGCCGAACCTGTACCAGCTCAACCCCGACTACCTGCTCTACAGCCGCGGCCAGGGCTGCTACGGCCAGAGCACCAGCTGCTACCTGCAGGGCAACGAGGACCTCAAGGCGGAAACCAGCGTCAACAAGGAACTGGGCATCGAGTTCCAGAAGGACGGCCTGATCGCCGGCCTGACCTACTTCCGCAATGATTACAAGAACAAGATCGAGTCGGGCCTGTCGCCCATCGACCAGGCCAGCGGCGGCACCGGCAGCTATGCCAACGCCGCGATCTACCAGTGGGAAAACGTGCCCAAGGCGCTGGTCGAGGGCCTGGAAGGCACCCTGACCATCCCGCTGCTGGAGCAGCTGAAGTGGAGCAACAACTTCACCTACATGCTGCAGTCGAAGAACAAGGAAACCGGCGACGTGCTCTCGGTGACACCCAAGTACACCCTGAACTCCATGCTCGACTGGCAGGCCACCGATGCGCTGTCGCTGCAGGCCAGTGTCGCCTGGTACGGCAAGCAGACGCCGAAGAAATACGACTACCACGGCGACCGCGTCACCGGCAGCGCCAACAACCAGCTCTCGCCCTACGCCATCGCCGGGCTGAGCGGCACCTATGTGTTCACCAAAAACCTGAGCTTCACCGCCGGCGTGGACAACGTCTTCGACAAGCGCCTGTTCCGCGAGGGCAACGCCCAGGGCGTGAACGGCATCGAGGGCGCCGGCGCCGCCACCTACAACGAACCGGGCCGCACGCTGTACACCAGCCTCACCGCGTCGTTCTGA
- a CDS encoding HAMP domain-containing sensor histidine kinase — protein MRRHPLLWKIAALQIGFCLLLTWLIWSWGLSLERSTYFLGPEDRSYLARYAEQAERVWEQQGTQGVERFRRELAAAEDTWVAVIDDHLRSLSTTPLTAEESSHLTFMRKLDWPMSRRLQDELPYVSIEFPRHPERGRLVMQLPERLLPGGLTPWTHLFSHGVVPALLAALLGLLIYRHLVVPLNRLRARADALRADDLDSEGPGTPLAHRRDELGELALAFDHMADRLRHSLAQQRLLLRTLSHELRTPLARLRIAHDSDLPAGQLRERLDREIQDMQRLLEDTLDLAWLDTERPQLEREPVLVLSVWEALREDACFESGWEPGRLPCSLGTDCVVQVHLDSFAQAIENLLRNGIRHSPRGGSVRLDGWREGEFWHLRVSDDGPGVAEQDLERIFQPYQRLQPSESSGFGLGLAIARRAVELADGRLWAANGSGNGKAGLCLHLRLPAAAARQDVASV, from the coding sequence ATGCGCCGTCATCCCCTGCTGTGGAAGATCGCCGCGCTACAAATCGGTTTCTGCCTGTTGCTCACCTGGCTGATCTGGAGCTGGGGCCTGTCGCTGGAGCGCAGTACGTACTTCCTCGGCCCCGAAGACCGCAGCTACCTGGCGCGTTACGCCGAACAGGCCGAACGGGTCTGGGAGCAACAGGGCACCCAGGGCGTGGAGCGCTTCCGTCGGGAGCTCGCCGCCGCCGAGGACACCTGGGTCGCGGTGATCGACGACCACCTGCGGAGCCTGAGCACCACGCCGCTGACGGCGGAGGAATCCAGCCACCTGACCTTCATGCGCAAGCTGGACTGGCCCATGAGTCGCCGGCTGCAGGACGAGCTGCCCTACGTCAGCATCGAGTTCCCTCGGCATCCCGAGCGCGGGCGGCTGGTCATGCAGTTGCCCGAGCGCCTGCTGCCCGGCGGCCTGACGCCCTGGACGCACCTGTTCAGCCACGGCGTGGTGCCTGCCCTGCTGGCCGCCCTCCTGGGCCTGTTGATCTACCGTCACCTGGTCGTGCCGCTCAACCGCCTGCGCGCACGCGCCGATGCCCTGCGCGCCGACGACCTGGACAGCGAAGGCCCCGGCACGCCGCTGGCCCATCGTCGCGACGAACTGGGCGAACTGGCGCTGGCCTTCGACCACATGGCCGACCGCCTGCGGCATAGCCTGGCGCAGCAACGCCTGCTGCTGCGCACGCTGTCCCACGAATTGCGCACGCCGCTGGCGCGCCTGCGCATCGCCCACGACAGCGACCTGCCGGCAGGGCAGTTGCGCGAGCGGCTGGACCGGGAAATCCAGGACATGCAGCGCCTGCTGGAAGACACCCTCGACCTCGCCTGGCTGGACACCGAACGCCCGCAGCTGGAGCGCGAGCCGGTGCTGGTCCTGTCGGTGTGGGAAGCCTTGCGTGAGGACGCCTGCTTCGAAAGCGGCTGGGAGCCCGGGCGGCTGCCCTGTTCGCTGGGCACCGACTGCGTGGTGCAGGTGCACCTGGACAGCTTCGCCCAGGCCATCGAAAACCTGCTGCGCAACGGCATTCGCCATTCCCCGCGCGGCGGCAGCGTGCGCCTGGATGGCTGGCGCGAGGGCGAATTCTGGCACCTTCGCGTCAGCGACGACGGCCCCGGCGTGGCCGAGCAGGATCTGGAGCGCATCTTCCAGCCCTACCAGCGGCTGCAACCGTCCGAGTCCAGCGGCTTCGGCCTTGGCCTGGCCATTGCCCGGCGCGCCGTGGAGCTGGCGGACGGGCGTTTGTGGGCCGCGAACGGCAGCGGGAACGGCAAGGCCGGCCTTTGCCTGCACCTGCGGCTGCCGGCCGCTGCGGCCCGCCAGGACGTGGCAAGTGTTTAG
- a CDS encoding response regulator transcription factor, producing the protein MSPSLLLVEDDSRLRLDLERHFCQRGFAVTTCANGDQGLVAVHQNDFDLVLLDILLPGIDGLALLDTLRRARTTPVMLMSALGAEQDRITGFTRGADDYLPKPFSLAELDARIDALLRRVSLDRAREKPRPRGSLHFDDELQDVSHNGEQAGLTHSEYRLLATLNAHAGEALSKSYLYQSVLHRTYTRLDRGLDVHVCNLRRKLASIGAQQVQIQAVRGQGYILVDADRH; encoded by the coding sequence GTGTCCCCTTCGCTCTTGCTGGTGGAAGACGATTCCCGTCTTCGCCTGGACCTCGAACGTCATTTCTGTCAGCGCGGTTTTGCTGTCACCACCTGCGCCAACGGTGACCAGGGCCTGGTGGCCGTCCACCAGAACGACTTCGACCTGGTCCTGCTGGACATCCTCCTGCCCGGCATCGATGGCCTGGCGCTGCTGGATACCCTGCGCCGCGCGCGCACCACGCCGGTGATGCTGATGTCCGCCCTTGGCGCGGAACAGGACCGCATCACCGGCTTCACCCGAGGGGCCGACGACTACCTGCCCAAGCCGTTCAGCCTGGCGGAGCTGGATGCGCGCATCGATGCGCTGCTGCGCCGGGTAAGCCTGGATCGCGCCCGCGAAAAACCGCGGCCCCGCGGTTCGCTGCACTTCGACGATGAGCTGCAGGATGTTTCCCACAACGGTGAACAGGCAGGCCTGACGCATTCCGAATACCGCCTGCTGGCCACACTGAACGCCCATGCCGGGGAGGCGCTGAGCAAGAGCTACCTCTACCAGAGCGTGCTGCACCGCACCTATACCCGGCTGGATCGCGGGCTGGACGTGCACGTCTGCAACCTGCGCCGCAAGCTGGCAAGCATCGGTGCGCAGCAGGTGCAGATCCAGGCCGTGCGTGGCCAGGGCTACATCCTGGTGGACGCGGACCGTCACTGA
- a CDS encoding methyltransferase family protein, whose protein sequence is MDWLEHRIPPPLVAIVSGVLMWLAVRPIAPLGGRLWLALLVVLAGAAVCLAGVASFRRARTTVNPLKPESASALVISGIYRHTRNPMYLGFAIILLGWCVLLGSAWAVLGVAGFVLYIGRFQIRPEERALRELFGAEFDAFCSRVRRWV, encoded by the coding sequence ATGGATTGGCTGGAACACCGTATTCCCCCGCCCCTGGTGGCGATCGTCAGCGGCGTGCTGATGTGGCTGGCGGTGCGTCCCATCGCGCCACTGGGCGGACGCCTGTGGTTGGCACTGCTGGTCGTGCTGGCGGGCGCTGCGGTGTGCCTGGCGGGTGTGGCCTCGTTCCGCCGCGCGCGCACCACGGTCAACCCGCTGAAACCGGAAAGCGCCTCGGCGCTGGTGATCAGCGGCATCTACCGGCACACCCGCAACCCGATGTACCTGGGCTTCGCCATCATCCTGCTCGGCTGGTGCGTTCTTCTCGGCTCGGCGTGGGCGGTGCTCGGTGTCGCGGGCTTCGTGCTATACATCGGACGCTTCCAGATCCGCCCGGAAGAACGGGCGCTGCGCGAGCTGTTCGGCGCCGAGTTCGATGCCTTCTGCAGCCGGGTGCGCCGCTGGGTCTGA
- a CDS encoding Vgb family protein: MTTHYKQSPAQVLQEYGPFPGVSTVHGLTFDGRRVWFAVGERLQSLDPQDGRLERAIEVPAHAGTAFDGTHLYQIAERRIQKIDPASGQVLSTIPAPGNGGDSGMAWAEGSLWVGEYRARKIHQIDPETGEVLRTIDSNRFVTGVTWVDGQLWHGTWDPESTYSELRRVDPQSGAVLEQLDMPEGMHVSGLEADGGERFYCGGGTSGKVRAVKRPR; encoded by the coding sequence ATGACCACCCACTACAAGCAATCCCCGGCGCAAGTGTTGCAGGAGTACGGCCCGTTCCCCGGCGTCAGCACCGTCCATGGCCTGACCTTCGATGGCCGGCGCGTCTGGTTCGCCGTCGGCGAGCGGCTGCAGAGCCTCGATCCGCAGGACGGCAGGCTGGAGCGCGCCATCGAGGTGCCCGCCCACGCCGGCACCGCCTTCGACGGCACGCACCTGTACCAGATCGCCGAACGCCGCATCCAGAAGATCGACCCGGCCAGCGGGCAGGTGCTCTCCACCATCCCCGCGCCCGGCAACGGTGGCGATTCCGGCATGGCCTGGGCGGAAGGCTCGCTCTGGGTCGGCGAATACCGTGCGCGGAAGATTCATCAGATCGACCCGGAAACCGGCGAAGTCCTGCGTACGATTGATTCAAATCGTTTCGTCACCGGCGTGACCTGGGTCGACGGCCAACTCTGGCACGGCACCTGGGACCCGGAATCGACCTACAGCGAGCTACGCCGCGTCGACCCGCAGTCCGGCGCGGTGCTCGAGCAATTGGACATGCCCGAGGGCATGCACGTCTCCGGCCTGGAAGCCGACGGCGGCGAGCGTTTCTACTGCGGCGGCGGCACCAGCGGCAAGGTGCGCGCGGTGAAACGGCCGCGCTGA
- a CDS encoding helix-turn-helix domain-containing protein has translation MDSLITAAASALAAGDPFAALNRVALREDPPALALRGIAMAQLGDFSRARALLRRAARGFGNHEPVERARCRVAEAEVALASRELNWPTAPLEQATQVLQHYGDADNAAHARYLLIRRALLIGQLDAANAALAALEPAALPAHLRAVHWLIVAGIAVRRLQATQARAALGQAADAAAASGIAALRAEVDQAAQLLAAPAARRIDRQATLLLSLDQVEALLHSDALVIDACRHRVGHLSLASRPLLFALARALGEAWPDDVVRTDLINRVFRTRHPDDTHRARLRVEIGRLRRLLQPLAGIESTPRGYRLVAANPLVLAPPREDANADVLALLSDGQAWASSALALALGTSQRSVQRALEALASAGQVQPLGQGRTRRWTLPPAPGFATTLLLPAPFGV, from the coding sequence ATGGATTCGCTGATCACGGCGGCGGCCAGCGCGCTGGCGGCGGGCGACCCGTTCGCGGCGCTGAACCGCGTGGCGCTGCGCGAGGACCCGCCCGCGCTGGCCCTGCGCGGCATCGCCATGGCCCAGCTGGGCGACTTCTCCCGTGCGCGCGCCCTGTTGCGCCGTGCCGCCCGCGGCTTCGGCAACCACGAGCCCGTCGAGCGCGCGCGTTGTCGGGTCGCCGAAGCCGAAGTGGCGCTGGCCAGCCGCGAGCTGAACTGGCCGACCGCGCCGCTGGAGCAGGCTACGCAGGTGCTGCAGCACTACGGCGATGCCGACAATGCCGCCCACGCGCGCTACCTGCTGATCCGCCGCGCCCTGCTGATCGGCCAGCTCGACGCCGCCAATGCTGCGCTGGCCGCTCTCGAACCGGCAGCGCTGCCGGCGCACCTGCGCGCGGTGCATTGGCTCATCGTTGCCGGCATCGCCGTCCGCCGGCTACAGGCAACCCAGGCGCGGGCGGCGCTGGGCCAGGCCGCCGACGCGGCTGCTGCATCCGGCATTGCCGCCCTGCGCGCGGAGGTCGACCAGGCCGCGCAGCTGCTTGCCGCCCCGGCCGCCCGGCGCATCGATCGGCAGGCCACGCTCCTGCTGTCGTTGGACCAGGTGGAAGCCCTGCTGCACAGCGACGCGCTGGTGATCGATGCCTGTCGCCACCGCGTCGGCCACCTGTCGCTGGCCAGCCGCCCGCTGCTCTTCGCCCTCGCTCGCGCGCTGGGTGAAGCCTGGCCGGACGATGTGGTCCGCACGGACCTGATCAACCGGGTGTTCCGCACCCGTCACCCGGACGATACCCACCGCGCCCGCCTGCGCGTGGAAATCGGCCGGCTGCGGCGTCTGTTGCAACCCTTGGCGGGCATCGAGTCGACACCGCGGGGGTATCGGCTGGTCGCCGCCAATCCGCTGGTCCTTGCGCCACCGCGGGAGGACGCCAACGCTGATGTGCTGGCGCTGCTCAGCGATGGCCAGGCCTGGGCCAGCTCCGCCCTGGCGTTGGCCCTGGGTACCAGTCAGCGCAGCGTGCAGCGCGCCCTCGAAGCGCTCGCCAGCGCCGGCCAGGTGCAGCCGCTGGGCCAGGGGCGCACGCGGCGCTGGACGCTGCCGCCGGCACCGGGATTCGCGACGACCTTGTTACTCCCCGCGCCCTTCGGTGTCTGA
- a CDS encoding amino acid ABC transporter permease — protein MDFTVIHDNLSYFLVGAYPDGPLGGAALTVILALASGIASAVIGLALGIALSVLRGRPRLVLVAFLGFFRAIPVLMLIFWTYFLLPIVFQIDVPALATVVCALSLIGGAYLAHSVHAGIDSLPKGQWDAARALGLRPWQVLTLVILPQALPIMLPSFLNQWVSLIKDTSLAYVIGVGELSFVATQVSNRVMVYPTEVFLFVALLYFLLCSTLDLAAALLARLRPAYRKAG, from the coding sequence ATGGACTTCACCGTCATCCACGACAACCTGTCCTACTTTCTCGTCGGCGCCTACCCGGACGGCCCGCTGGGCGGCGCCGCGCTGACCGTCATCCTGGCCCTGGCCTCCGGCATCGCCTCGGCGGTCATCGGCCTGGCGCTGGGCATCGCCCTGTCGGTATTGCGCGGCAGGCCGCGCCTCGTGCTCGTGGCCTTCCTCGGTTTCTTCCGCGCCATCCCGGTGCTGATGCTGATCTTCTGGACCTACTTCCTGCTGCCCATCGTCTTCCAGATCGACGTGCCGGCGCTGGCCACGGTCGTCTGCGCGCTGTCGCTGATCGGCGGCGCCTACCTCGCGCACTCGGTGCATGCCGGCATCGACAGCCTGCCCAAGGGCCAGTGGGACGCCGCCCGCGCCCTGGGCCTGCGCCCCTGGCAGGTGCTGACCCTGGTGATCCTGCCGCAGGCGCTGCCGATCATGCTGCCGTCCTTCCTCAACCAGTGGGTATCGCTGATCAAGGACACCTCCCTGGCCTACGTGATCGGCGTCGGCGAGCTGTCCTTCGTCGCCACCCAGGTGAGCAACCGGGTGATGGTCTACCCCACGGAAGTCTTCCTGTTCGTCGCGCTGCTCTATTTCCTGCTGTGCTCGACGCTGGACCTGGCGGCGGCACTGCTGGCGAGGCTGCGCCCGGCGTATCGCAAGGCCGGGTGA
- a CDS encoding amino acid ABC transporter permease — MFGELLAPTYLSWLLDGFLLTLGISLFCCVVATLLGAPLAIARQAASRWLSWPARAYLALFRNTPLLVQLFFWYFGVPALLPEDLVAWLNTPHELGALAWPSFEFIAAAWGLTLYTSAFIAEEFRAGIASVRPAQREAGMALGLRPLQVWRWVILPQALRTALPPLMGQYMNALKNSSLAMAIGLAELSYASRQVETQTFKTFQAFGIATLLYIGAIALIEALGEALQQTRRYRQGA, encoded by the coding sequence ATGTTCGGCGAACTGCTCGCCCCGACCTACCTGAGCTGGCTGCTCGACGGCTTTTTGCTCACCCTCGGTATTTCCCTGTTCTGCTGCGTGGTCGCCACGCTGCTCGGCGCGCCGCTGGCCATCGCCCGGCAGGCGGCGTCGCGCTGGCTGTCGTGGCCGGCGCGGGCCTATCTCGCGCTGTTTCGCAACACGCCGCTGCTGGTGCAGCTGTTCTTCTGGTACTTCGGCGTGCCGGCGCTGCTGCCCGAGGACCTCGTTGCCTGGTTGAACACACCCCATGAGCTGGGTGCCCTGGCGTGGCCGTCCTTCGAATTCATCGCCGCCGCCTGGGGCCTGACGCTCTACACCAGTGCCTTCATCGCCGAGGAATTTCGCGCCGGCATCGCCTCGGTCCGCCCGGCGCAACGTGAGGCCGGCATGGCGCTGGGCCTGCGCCCGCTCCAGGTGTGGCGCTGGGTGATCCTGCCGCAGGCGCTGCGGACGGCGCTGCCGCCGCTGATGGGGCAATACATGAACGCGCTGAAGAACTCCTCGCTGGCCATGGCGATCGGGCTGGCCGAGCTGTCCTACGCCTCGCGCCAGGTGGAAACGCAGACCTTCAAGACCTTCCAGGCCTTCGGCATCGCCACCCTGCTCTACATCGGCGCCATCGCGCTGATCGAGGCGCTGGGCGAGGCGCTGCAACAGACGCGCCGCTACCGCCAGGGAGCCTGA
- a CDS encoding ABC transporter substrate-binding protein: MKKLTAVTALALAVLSGLAHADRLEDIKKAGVLRVAAFDSNPPFGFVDAKSKQIEGLDVDYAKALADKLGVKLQVLPTNPANRIPLLTANKVDLVLANFTITPERAQQVDFSIPYFSSGQQFIVRKGSLKSPDDLNKWRVGVDKGTVNEGVLREKFPGAKVVAYDDTPFAFTALRNGQVQAITQDGPKLIGLLANVPDRDKYEVPPFTISNDLIGVGIPKGEKALGEFVNQSLTELEASGKAQAIYDTWFGPTTKTPLARLYKIGDKS, translated from the coding sequence ATGAAGAAACTCACTGCCGTTACCGCCCTCGCCCTGGCCGTCCTGTCCGGCCTGGCCCACGCCGACCGCCTGGAGGACATCAAGAAAGCCGGCGTGCTGCGCGTCGCCGCGTTCGACAGCAACCCGCCGTTCGGCTTCGTCGATGCCAAGAGCAAGCAGATCGAAGGCCTCGACGTGGATTACGCCAAGGCCCTGGCCGACAAGCTGGGCGTCAAGCTGCAGGTCCTGCCGACCAACCCGGCCAACCGCATCCCGCTGCTGACCGCGAACAAGGTCGACCTGGTGCTGGCCAACTTCACCATCACCCCCGAACGCGCCCAGCAGGTGGATTTCAGCATCCCCTACTTCTCTTCCGGGCAGCAGTTCATCGTGCGCAAGGGCAGCCTCAAGTCGCCCGACGACCTGAACAAGTGGCGCGTCGGCGTGGACAAGGGCACCGTCAACGAAGGCGTGCTGCGCGAGAAATTCCCCGGCGCCAAGGTCGTCGCCTACGACGACACGCCGTTCGCCTTCACCGCCCTGCGCAACGGCCAGGTCCAGGCCATCACCCAGGACGGCCCGAAGCTGATCGGCCTGCTGGCCAACGTGCCGGACAGGGACAAGTACGAAGTCCCGCCCTTCACCATCTCCAACGACCTGATCGGCGTCGGCATTCCCAAGGGCGAGAAGGCCCTGGGCGAGTTCGTCAACCAGAGCCTCACGGAGCTGGAGGCCAGCGGCAAGGCCCAGGCCATCTACGACACCTGGTTCGGCCCGACCACCAAGACGCCCCTGGCGCGCCTGTACAAGATCGGCGACAAGAGCTGA
- a CDS encoding sulfonate ABC transporter substrate-binding protein yields the protein MRLFNRLLAAMLLIVAGAAHAQDPAQLRIGYQKASVSLVLAKEHGLLEKRFPQTQVQWIEFPAGPQMLEALNVGSLDIGSTGDIPPIFAQAAGADLLYVGVEPPKPQAETVVVPTDSPIRSVADLKGKRVAFQKGSSSHNLLLRLLQKEGLTLKDILPLYLTPADARAAFESGRVDAWAIWDPWYSALLLDGHARLLADGSAVGLSGPFYLSSREYAGAHPAFIHQVLGTLNEAEALTRSDQAGSVAIMARVTGLAPAVIEETFKHRPASPIQPVSDADIAAQQRTADLFLAERILPRAVDIGAARWKP from the coding sequence GTGAGATTGTTCAATCGACTGCTTGCGGCAATGCTGCTCATCGTGGCCGGCGCCGCCCACGCGCAGGACCCGGCGCAACTGCGCATCGGCTACCAGAAGGCCTCGGTCAGCCTGGTGCTGGCCAAGGAGCACGGGCTGCTGGAAAAACGCTTCCCGCAAACGCAGGTCCAGTGGATCGAATTTCCCGCGGGGCCGCAGATGCTCGAAGCGTTGAACGTCGGCAGCCTGGACATCGGCTCCACCGGCGACATCCCGCCGATCTTCGCCCAGGCCGCCGGCGCCGACCTGCTCTACGTCGGCGTGGAGCCACCCAAGCCGCAGGCGGAAACCGTGGTGGTGCCCACGGACAGCCCGATCCGCAGCGTCGCCGACCTCAAGGGCAAGCGCGTGGCCTTCCAGAAGGGCTCCAGCTCGCACAACCTGCTGCTGCGCCTGTTGCAGAAGGAAGGGCTGACCCTCAAGGACATCCTGCCACTCTACCTGACGCCGGCCGACGCCCGCGCCGCCTTCGAAAGCGGCCGGGTGGACGCCTGGGCGATCTGGGACCCGTGGTATTCCGCGTTGCTGCTGGACGGCCATGCGCGTTTGCTGGCGGATGGCTCGGCGGTCGGCCTCAGCGGGCCGTTCTATCTGTCCAGCCGCGAATACGCCGGCGCCCATCCAGCGTTCATCCACCAGGTGCTGGGCACGCTCAACGAGGCCGAAGCCCTGACCCGCAGCGACCAAGCCGGCAGCGTGGCGATCATGGCGCGCGTCACCGGGCTGGCGCCGGCAGTGATCGAGGAAACCTTCAAGCACCGCCCCGCGTCGCCCATCCAGCCGGTGAGCGACGCCGACATCGCCGCGCAGCAGCGCACCGCCGACCTGTTCCTCGCCGAGCGAATCCTGCCGCGCGCCGTGGATATCGGCGCGGCACGCTGGAAGCCCTGA